Genomic DNA from Corallococcus silvisoli:
GATCCTCCAGCTTGCGCAGCTCCGCGTCCGGGTACTGCCACGTGTGCATCCCATCCTTCGTATGGGTGCGCTGCTGGATGTCCACCGTGCGCAGGTCGAACTCCTCCAGGCGGGGAATCTCCAGGTACGGCGTGAAGATGGGGGCCCCCAGGGCGATGGTGTCTCCCTTGCGGAGCAGGCCGTTCACCATCAGCGACCGGAAGAGATAGGTCATCGCCGCGGTGCCCCCCTCGACCGCGAAGAGGTCGAAGCGGCCATGGTGCGGCTTGCCGCCGCACAGCTCCCGCATCAGGTACTCGTGCACGATGCGCTCGGCATGGACGAGCATCCGGTCCGGCACCGGGTAGTTGTCTCCGATGACGGCGTCGGTGAGCTCCCAGACGAACCGGTCGGGGTTGAAGCCGAGCTCCGTCTCTCCGTATGCCAGCGCACCGCGCAGCAACTGCACGGCCTCCGCGTCGTCGCTCGCATCCAGGAAGTCGTGCAGGCGCCGGGCGATGCCCGGCGACCTCGGCATGCCCGCGAGCCCCACGTCTGGCTCATCCCAGGCGCGCCGGCTCTCCGCGAGCGCGAACTGGCCCAGCAGGAAGAAGGCCTCGCGGGGCGTGGTCGCGATCCAGTTGGGGTTGCCTCGGCCCGCGTTGAGCATCACCGCCGCCCGGGTCTTCACGGCCTCGTCGGCGACATGGATGAGCTCGTCCTTCAGCTCGAAGGGGCTGAGCTTGCGCAGCTCACTTTCAGAGGGAGTCTCCTCATCGGAGGGAGACAGCGAGTCCTCGGGCGTCTGCTCGGTCATGGCGGCCACCTCCAGCGTCCGCTCAACAGTGAGTCACCCTCCAGGCGCGAACCATGGGCCACGGGGAAGGGGGAGCGGCACCAGCGAGCGGCGCGACGGTGGAGCGCCGGGGGCGCCGGGGGCGGACCCCTCCCACCGCGCGTGCCTCCCTGGGTCGGCCCTGGTGCCAGCGGGTGTGCGGGGAGCAGTCCCCCAGGAACGCCAGGCGCGCAGGCGAACACACGATTCGTCAGGGGCGGAGCGTGCGCTTCAGTGCTAGGCCATGGTGCCATGTCCGGCGACTCACCCGTTCCCACCTCCGGCGGCTTGCCCACCCTGCACTTCCCCCCCGAGCTCCCCATCTCGAGCCGGGTGGAGGACATCACCGCGGCCATCACCTCCCATCAGGTGGTCATTGTCGCGGGCGCCACCGGCTCCGGGAAGACGACGCAGCTTCCGAAAATCCTGCTCGCCATGGGGCGCGGCCGCCCGCGCCAGATTGGCGTCACCCAGCCCCGGCGCATCGCCGCGACGAGCGTGGCGGCGCGTGTGGCACGCGAGCTCGGCACGGAGCTGGGCACGGACGTCGGCTACCAGATTCGCTTCGAGGACCGCTCGTCACGGCGGACGGCCGTGAAGTTCATGACCGACGGGGTCCTGCTCGCGCAGATTCACAGCGACCCGCTCCTGAGCCGCTACGACACGATCGTGCTCGACGAGGCCCACGAGCGCAGCCTCACCATCGACTTCCTGCTCGGGTGGCTCAAGCGCATCCTCCCCAGGCGCCCCGACCTCAAGGTCGTGGTGAGCTCGGCCACCATCGAGACCGAGCGCTTCTCGCAGTTCTTCGGAGGGGCTCCGGTCATCCAGGTGGAGGGCCGTACCTTCCCGGTGGACGTGCTCTACGAGCCGCCTCCCGAGGACGCGGAGCTCGCCGACGCCGTCGCCGATTCGGTGGCGAACGTGCTCTCGCTCGACCCGGACGGGGACGTCCTCGTGTTCCTCCCCGGGGAGCGCGAGATCCGCGAGGCCGAGAACGCGCTGAACGCGCGCGAACTGCGCGGCACGGTGGTGCAACCCCTGTATTCGCGCCTGTCGGCCTCCGAGCAGTCGCGCGTCTTCGCCACCATCCCTCAGCGCCGGGTCATCCTCTCCACCAACGTCGCGGAGACGTCCGTCACCATCCCGGGGATCGTGTACGTCGTGGACACGGGGGTGGCGCGCCTGTCTCGCTACGAGCCACGCTCGGGCACCACGCGCCTGCACATCGAGCCGGTCTCCCAGGCCAGCGCCGACCAGCGCAAGGGGCGCTGTGGCCGCGTGCGCGAGGGGATCTGCGTGCGCCTCTACGACGAGGTGAGCTTCACCACGCGGCCCGCCTTCACCGACCCGGAGATCAAGCGCACCGGGCTCGCGGGGGTCATCCTGCGGATGAAGTCCCTCGGCCTCGGTGACGTCGAGGACTTCCCCTTCCTCGACCCGCCCCAGCCGAAGGCCATCGCCGAGGGCTGGCGGGTGCTCGAGGAGCTCGGGGCCATCCAGGGCAAGGAGCGCGCCTTGACGCCGCTCGGCCACCAGCTCGCGCGCTTCCCGGTGGACCCGCGCATCGCGCGGATGATCCTCGCCGGCGCCGAGTACGGGTGCCTGGACGAGGTGCTCATCATCGCCGCGGCGCTCAACCTTCAGGACCCGCGCGAGCGGCCTAGGGAGCTCGCGCAGAAGGCGGACGCGCTGCACGCGCGCTTTCGTGACGAGCACTCGGACTTCACGGGGCTCCTCAAGCTGTGGGCGTTCGTGCGCGAGGCCGAGGGCCGGGGGACGTCCCATCTGCGGCGCGTGTGCCGGGACAACTTCCTGTCCTTCCTGCGGGTGCGCGAGTGGCGGGACGTCCAGCGCCAGCTCGAGGAGACCGTCCGCGAGCTGCGCCTGTCGCGCAAGGGCCGGGGCGCCCCGGCGCGCGGGGACGTCCTGCACCAGGCGCTGCTCACCGGGCTGCTGTCCCGCATCGGCCAGTGGAATCCGGAGCAGCGCCACTACACGGGCGCGAAGCAGACGCGCTTCATGGTTCACCCCTCGTCGGCGCTCGCGAAAAAGCCCCCCGCCTGGGGGATGGCGTTCGAGCTCGTGGAGACGTCCCAGTTGTTCGCGCGCACCGTGGCGAAGCTCGACCCGGAGTGGCTCGCGGCGGCGGCCCCCCACCTGCTCAAGCGCAGCTTCTCCGAACCGCACTGGTCGGAGAAGTCCGCGCGCGCCGTCGTGAAGGAGAACGCGACCCTCTTCGGGCTTCAGGTCTTCAAGGAGCGCCCGGTGGCCCTGGCCAGCATGGACCCCGCCCGGGCGCGGCTGATGTTCCTGGAGCACGCCCTGGTGCGCGGCGAGTACCGCACCCGGGGGGCGTTCCAGGAGGAGAACCGCGAGGTGCTCGAGCGCGTGGCGCGCCTGCGGGACAAGGCCCGACGCAGCGAGCTGCTCGACAGCGAGGCGCTGCTGACGTTCTTCGACCAGCGCCTCCCGGCGGACGTGACGGACGGAGCGAGCTTCGAGGCCTGGCGCCGCAAGGCCGAGGCGGCCGACCCCGACGTGCTCGTCCTCTCGATGGAGGATGCCCTCTCGCACGACCCGGGCCTGTCCCCGGCGCACTACCCGGATGCCATCACCCTGCACGGCGCGTCCGTGCCGGTGACGTACACCTTCGACCCCGCGGCCGAGGACGACGGCATCACCCTGAGCGTGCCGCTGCTGCTGCTCGCCCAGCTGGCCCCGGGGGAGCTCGACTGGACCATCCCCGGGTGGCAGCGGGAGAAGCTCACCGCCCTGCTCGAGCAGATCCCCCGCGCCCAGCGCAAGCAGCTGGGGCCGGTGCCGGCCCTGGTCGACCGTCTCGAGAAGGAGCTGGTGCCCTTCCGCGGGCCGCTGATTCCAGCGCTCGCGCGCGCGGTGTCCCGGCTGTGCGGCGTGGACGTGCCCGAGGAGTCCTTCCGGACGGATGTCGTGGCGCCGTACCTGCGCATCACGCTCCGGGTGCTCGACGAGCGGGGGAAGGAGCTCGCGCGGAGCCGCGACGCCGACGCGCTGCTCGAGCAGCACGGGGGACGTGCACGGGCGGTGCTGCGCAGCGTGGCACCGGCTTCGGACTGGGAGCGAAAGGGGCTGACCGCCTGGACCTTCGGCGAGCTGCCCCCCGTGGTCGCCCGGCGGGTCGGCGGGCTCGAGCTCCGCAGCCACCCCGCGCTCGTCGATCGGGGCGCCGCCGTGGACCTGGTGCTGCTCGAGACCTCGGCCGCCGCCGACGCGGCCACGCGCACGGGGGTCCGTCGGTTGCTGATGATCGCCGCGCGCGGGCATGTGGCCGTCAGCGCCGCGCGCATGCCGCCGCCCTTCCCATCCCTGGACGGCGCGCCGCCCGCACGAGGTCAGGCCGACAGCTTCCGGGCGCTCGTCCTCGCACGCAGCGTCGATGATGCGTTCAAGCTCGCACCGGGCGCGCCGCTGCCCCGCACGAAGGCGGCCTTCGAGGCGCTGGTCCAAGAGGGCTCGCCGCGCATCGAGCAGGTGGCCCGGGACTGGGCGAACGCCGTCGTCGCCACCTCCATGGAGCTCTCCGAGACGCTCGCCGCGCTCAAGGCCGCATCCAAGGGGCCGAGCGGCGCGGCGGCCGTGCGGGACATCCGCTCACAGCTCGGGCAGCTGTTCCCCGAGAAGCTCATCGAGTGGATCCCCCTCGTGCGCCTGCTGAGCTACTCGCGCTACCTCCGCGCGGCCCGAGCACGGCTGTCGCGTGCGGTGGCGAACCCCAGCAAGGACGCGGGGAAGGCCGCGCCCTTCACCCCCCTATGGGAGGCCTTCCTCGCCAGGTGCGCCACCGCCCGTGACCAGGAGGCGGCGCAGGAGCTGCGGTGGGCTTTCGAGGAGCTCCGCGTGGCCATCTTCGCTCCGGAGGTGACGACGCCCGTGTCGGTGACGGTGGCGAAGGTCGGCGCGGCCCTCGCGGCCCTGCGCTAGACGCGCGGGGTTGTGCGTCCTCGGAGCACGGGAAGCGGGGGATGAGCTCGGGCCAAGTCTACCGGTGCGGAAAAAAGACAACCCGGGAGCGCACTTGGCCGAGCAGCGGCGAATGAATGGGGGAGTCGGGCACACAGCCCGGCTCGCGCACTGGAAGCGAGCCCCCCATGTCCTCACTGAGTTGCCGTGTCGCAACAGCCCAACGCGACCTGGATGACGCGCTCCGCGTTCGTTATCAGGTCTTCGGAGAAGAGCTGCGGATGCTGGGGCCCAAGCGCCCCCGCGCGCCGCGCGAGGCCGACTGCTTCGACACCCTGCGGACCACCGCGCACGTCGTCGTCTACGCGGACGCCGAGCCCGTGGCCACCACCCGCCTGCTGACGCCCAACGCGGAGGTGGCCACCTTCGCGGACACGCTCGTGGGGTTGGACATCGAGAAGAAGCTGGACCTCACGGAGCTCGCCGCGCCGGGCCGCGTGTTCGCGGAGACGACGCGCTACTGCGTCACCCGGCGCTACCGCAACTCCGCGGTGCTGCGCCTCCAGGCGGGCCTCTACCGCGAGAGCCGCCGCCGAGGCGTCACGCATTGGATCGCCGCCGCCAACATGGAGACGGACTGTCAGGAGGAGGCGGCCCTCTACTTTCAAGCCGCCGAGCGTCGGGGCTGGGTGAGCGACCGCTTCCGGGCGCGCACCCGCGAGTTTCCGGCGCCTCCGCGGGAACCCCTCGCGGCCCGCCTCACCGCGGAGCAGCGGGCCCACGCCCGCCGGGGGCAGCTGGACACTCTGCGCATGCCCCCCGTGCTGTCGCTGTTCGCGGACAAGATGGGCGCGCGCTTCATTGGCCCGCCGCACTTCGATCCCACCTTCAACCGCTTCACGGTGCCGCTCGTCGCGGCGCTGGATGAGATTCCCCAGAAGACGCTGAACCTCTTCGACGCGATGGACGCCGACGCCGCCTGAACCCAGGCCGGCGCGCTCCTTCCTCCCCCTTCACCCTCAACGCCACACCCACCGGGCCTCCAGGGGCCCCTGACAGGAGACGTGTATGTGCAAGCAGCCCCGGAATGAGCAGACGACGAAGACGGACTGGATGGACTCCCTGCGGCACGAGGCGCGGATGCTCGTGCGGGAGCTGGACACGGCGCCCGGCGCCCGGCGCCTCTTCGAGGGTCGCATCCACCAAGACGACTACGTGTACTACCTGGTGCAGACGTACCAGTACGTGCGCTGGAGCACGGAGTTCCTGACGGAGTCCGGCGAGCGCATGAAGCGCGAGGGCCAGAACACCGCGCTCGCGGACCTGCTGCTCCAGAAGTCCGCCGAGGAGGAGGGCCACGAGCGCTGGCTCCTGGCGGACCTGAAGAACCTGGGCTGGACGCAGGAGCGCGTGGAGCGGGCGCCCATCTGCCCCGCGGTCAGCGCCTACGTGGAATGGAACCGCTTCACCACGCGGTCGGGCACGCCCACCGCGTTCCTCGGGACGGCCTACGTGCTGGAGTACCTCTCCGTGAACCGCGCGCCGGACTCCGTGGACCGGCTGATCGCGGACAGCGGCATCGCCAACATCCACAAGGCCGTCACCTTCCTGCGCGGCCACGGCAACGCGGACGGCGACCACGTGGCCGAGCTGGAGTCGGTGCTGCGCACGCTCACGTCTCCGGAGGAGCAGGCCGCGCTGCTGATGTCCGCCCGCATGACGCGCGCCGTGTTCCCGCACTTCTTCCGGGACCGCTGAGCCGCCTTCCGGACCCGCGCTACCCCGGCTTCTGCCTCCAGGCCGCGTGGTAGAGCAGGTCCGTGCGGCTCTCCATTCCCAGCTTGGGGAAGATGTTGCGCAGGTGCGTCTTCACCGTGTTGAGCGTCAGGCCCAGGTCCTCGGCGATGGTCTCGTTCGTCCAATTGCTGAGGACCCCCTGGACCACCTCGGCCTCCCGCTTGGAGAGCTTCAAGCGCCAGAGGTCCGGCATCGGGATGGCGCGCGAGCACTCCTGCAACACCACCACCCAGGGGCGGCTGCCGTGCTGCTCGGGCAACTCCACGAACGTCACCTTCAGGTCGTGCTTCTCCCCCGAGCGCATCCACGTGTCCATGCCCAGCGTCTTGCGCGTCGTGGGGTCGCCGCGCAGCCGGCGCAGGTGCTCGCGCAGCTCCACGGGCAGTTCCGCGTCGTTCGCCTCCAGGGCGGGATACCAGCGCTTGAGTAGCTCCGTCGCGCCCGGTGTCCGCAGCTTCTCCCGCTCCGGGGGATCCATCACGACGCACTCGGCCCCCTGGTGACGGAAGAGCGCGTCCAGCAGGTCGCCGCGCCGCGCTTCGTTCCCGAACAGCCGGCAGTTGCGCACCGTGTTCACCAGGTAGGGCGTCAGGTCATCCAGGAGGGCCTGCTCCCGCGCGGAGAAGGGCAGGGCGTGCTGCCGGTACACCGTGAAGCCCGCGTGCCAGTCCTGCCGCAGGTCCAGGAGCACCGCCATCACGTGCTCCAACGGCAGCCCCAGCTCCCGGCACCGCAGGTACAACAGGCTGCGCTTCAACTCCTTGCGCGACAGCATGTCCGAGTCCCGGAGCGGCACGTTCGGCTGCTTCATCACCGACTCCCGCACGAAGTCCACGGCGGCCAGCTCCGGGTAGTGCGCGAAGAGGATTCCGGGGGCGCCCAGGCCCATCCATTCGTATTCACCCGGGCGCTCCGGCCTCGACACGCAGAGGGCCGCGTAGTCGCAGGGCAACAGCTGCGCGATGGCGCCCTGCGCGTGCGCCAGGACCTCCGTCAGGTCCAGCGAACTGGAGAGGGCCTGGGTCAGCTCGAGCAGGAGCGCTTGTTCGCGCGCGGTCAGGTTCAACGGGGCCTCCCTTCATCCGGTGCACGCACGGACATAGCGGCCGGGAGGCGGAGGGGTCTGTACCCCGGAAGAGGGATGGACGGGCCCCGCCGCGGGCCGGCTTCAGCCCGTCAGCGCCCGAGGGGGGACGCTGCCCACGGCCCACGCGGTCAGCTTGCGCAGCAGCTCCGCGCGGTCCTCCGGCACGGAGAAGAGGTGGTCCGCGCGCGGATAGAAGGCGTAGGTGACGCGGCCCTCCAGCTTCAGCGGCGAGAGCATCTCGAAGAACTGGCGCTCGTAGTTGTAGGAGAGCCCCATGCCTCCGGAGAACACGAAGCACAGGCTGACGCCGCGGTCCAACAGGCGCTGGTAGTCGTCCGTCAGCCGCGCGCGCTCGGGGTACTCGCGCGTGTAGACCTCGTCCGCCTCACCGGCCTCGCGCAGCCTGGAGGGCAGCTTCCGCTTGCGCAGGAAGCGGGTCCAGCGGCGGGGGCTCAGGTAGCGCAGGTGGAAGCGCAGGTGGTAGCCCAGCGTGCGGTATGTGTACCCGTCGATGAAGGCCGCGCCCGTCACGCGCGGATCCTCCACCGTCACCGCGTGCGCGCTGTCCACGCCAGAGCACAGGCCGATGAGCGCGAAGCGCTGGTGGCCCTTCTTCTGCTCCAGGTAGTCGAGCGCCGCGCGCGTCTCCTCCCGCGCCCGCTGGAACTCGTCCGCGCCGCCCTCGCGGCGGGGGGGGCTGTCGCCCAGGCCGGACAGGTCGAAGCGCAGCGTGGTGACGCCGCGTCCCGCCAGCTGTCGCGCCAGCTCCACCCACAGCCGGTACGGCCCCACGTGGTGGTTGAGGCCCACGTTGGAGAGCACCACCACGGGCGCCCCCGGCAGCACCTTCGTGGGCTCCGGCTCCGTGAGGATGCCCACGAGGCTCTGCTCGGGGCCGAAGGAACAGACGCGCTCGCGCATCACGCGACCTCCTTCAGGAGCGAGGTGATGGTCTGGAGGATGCGGTTGGACAGGAGCGCGGACTCCTGGCCTCCCGTGCCTTCCTCCGGCACCAGGTGGTGCTGGAAGGGCAGGCCCGTCGCCTCCAGGCGCGCCTGGAGGCGCTGATATTCAGGCTTGGGCGCGGCGGCCACCAGGTGCGTGCGCGTCGTGGGCCACGCGGACAGCGCGGCCAGGTCCACCGCGAGGACGTCGTCGCGCAGGGGGCGGGGAAAGGCGAAGCCCAGCAACTCCTCGCGCATCTCCAGCGGGCTGTCGGGCTGCGGGAAGAGGGTGCGGGCGGCGCGGCGCGCCTGGAGCAGCTCCAGCTCCCGCAGGTACGCATCCCCCTTCACCACCGGCTCCCAGAGGACGAGCGCGGCGGTGGACAGTCCCTCCAGTGCGGCACGCACCGCGAGCGTCGCGCCCATCCGCAGGCCCACGAGCGCCACGCGCTGCACGCCCGTCACGTCCTGCAACTCCGTGGCGGCCTGGCGGATGTCCTGCGCCCAGGTGGCCAGTCGGCCCTCTTGCATCTCTCCGGCGGAGTCTCCCGTGCCGTAGTAGTCGAAGCGGAAGACGTGGAACCCCTCGCGCGTGAGCATGCCCGCCAGCTTCCGGAAGGCCCAGTGCGTCAGCATGTACTCCTGGGCGGCCGGATAGCAGAGGACCACCCCGGTGGAGCGCTCGGAGCCCTGCGCGGGGTGGTGGACTCCGAAGAGCTGTCTTTCGGAGGTGCCGAAGAAGCAAGGCGTCACGGTCTGACCCATCTCCTCGAAGGGTCGCTCAGTCCGAGCGTCCCGGCAGGTTCCGCT
This window encodes:
- a CDS encoding alpha/beta fold hydrolase, which encodes MTPCFFGTSERQLFGVHHPAQGSERSTGVVLCYPAAQEYMLTHWAFRKLAGMLTREGFHVFRFDYYGTGDSAGEMQEGRLATWAQDIRQAATELQDVTGVQRVALVGLRMGATLAVRAALEGLSTAALVLWEPVVKGDAYLRELELLQARRAARTLFPQPDSPLEMREELLGFAFPRPLRDDVLAVDLAALSAWPTTRTHLVAAAPKPEYQRLQARLEATGLPFQHHLVPEEGTGGQESALLSNRILQTITSLLKEVA
- a CDS encoding alpha/beta fold hydrolase — protein: MRERVCSFGPEQSLVGILTEPEPTKVLPGAPVVVLSNVGLNHHVGPYRLWVELARQLAGRGVTTLRFDLSGLGDSPPRREGGADEFQRAREETRAALDYLEQKKGHQRFALIGLCSGVDSAHAVTVEDPRVTGAAFIDGYTYRTLGYHLRFHLRYLSPRRWTRFLRKRKLPSRLREAGEADEVYTREYPERARLTDDYQRLLDRGVSLCFVFSGGMGLSYNYERQFFEMLSPLKLEGRVTYAFYPRADHLFSVPEDRAELLRKLTAWAVGSVPPRALTG
- the hrpA gene encoding ATP-dependent RNA helicase HrpA, yielding MSGDSPVPTSGGLPTLHFPPELPISSRVEDITAAITSHQVVIVAGATGSGKTTQLPKILLAMGRGRPRQIGVTQPRRIAATSVAARVARELGTELGTDVGYQIRFEDRSSRRTAVKFMTDGVLLAQIHSDPLLSRYDTIVLDEAHERSLTIDFLLGWLKRILPRRPDLKVVVSSATIETERFSQFFGGAPVIQVEGRTFPVDVLYEPPPEDAELADAVADSVANVLSLDPDGDVLVFLPGEREIREAENALNARELRGTVVQPLYSRLSASEQSRVFATIPQRRVILSTNVAETSVTIPGIVYVVDTGVARLSRYEPRSGTTRLHIEPVSQASADQRKGRCGRVREGICVRLYDEVSFTTRPAFTDPEIKRTGLAGVILRMKSLGLGDVEDFPFLDPPQPKAIAEGWRVLEELGAIQGKERALTPLGHQLARFPVDPRIARMILAGAEYGCLDEVLIIAAALNLQDPRERPRELAQKADALHARFRDEHSDFTGLLKLWAFVREAEGRGTSHLRRVCRDNFLSFLRVREWRDVQRQLEETVRELRLSRKGRGAPARGDVLHQALLTGLLSRIGQWNPEQRHYTGAKQTRFMVHPSSALAKKPPAWGMAFELVETSQLFARTVAKLDPEWLAAAAPHLLKRSFSEPHWSEKSARAVVKENATLFGLQVFKERPVALASMDPARARLMFLEHALVRGEYRTRGAFQEENREVLERVARLRDKARRSELLDSEALLTFFDQRLPADVTDGASFEAWRRKAEAADPDVLVLSMEDALSHDPGLSPAHYPDAITLHGASVPVTYTFDPAAEDDGITLSVPLLLLAQLAPGELDWTIPGWQREKLTALLEQIPRAQRKQLGPVPALVDRLEKELVPFRGPLIPALARAVSRLCGVDVPEESFRTDVVAPYLRITLRVLDERGKELARSRDADALLEQHGGRARAVLRSVAPASDWERKGLTAWTFGELPPVVARRVGGLELRSHPALVDRGAAVDLVLLETSAAADAATRTGVRRLLMIAARGHVAVSAARMPPPFPSLDGAPPARGQADSFRALVLARSVDDAFKLAPGAPLPRTKAAFEALVQEGSPRIEQVARDWANAVVATSMELSETLAALKAASKGPSGAAAVRDIRSQLGQLFPEKLIEWIPLVRLLSYSRYLRAARARLSRAVANPSKDAGKAAPFTPLWEAFLARCATARDQEAAQELRWAFEELRVAIFAPEVTTPVSVTVAKVGAALAALR
- a CDS encoding GNAT family N-acetyltransferase → MSSLSCRVATAQRDLDDALRVRYQVFGEELRMLGPKRPRAPREADCFDTLRTTAHVVVYADAEPVATTRLLTPNAEVATFADTLVGLDIEKKLDLTELAAPGRVFAETTRYCVTRRYRNSAVLRLQAGLYRESRRRGVTHWIAAANMETDCQEEAALYFQAAERRGWVSDRFRARTREFPAPPREPLAARLTAEQRAHARRGQLDTLRMPPVLSLFADKMGARFIGPPHFDPTFNRFTVPLVAALDEIPQKTLNLFDAMDADAA
- a CDS encoding helix-turn-helix transcriptional regulator produces the protein MNLTAREQALLLELTQALSSSLDLTEVLAHAQGAIAQLLPCDYAALCVSRPERPGEYEWMGLGAPGILFAHYPELAAVDFVRESVMKQPNVPLRDSDMLSRKELKRSLLYLRCRELGLPLEHVMAVLLDLRQDWHAGFTVYRQHALPFSAREQALLDDLTPYLVNTVRNCRLFGNEARRGDLLDALFRHQGAECVVMDPPEREKLRTPGATELLKRWYPALEANDAELPVELREHLRRLRGDPTTRKTLGMDTWMRSGEKHDLKVTFVELPEQHGSRPWVVVLQECSRAIPMPDLWRLKLSKREAEVVQGVLSNWTNETIAEDLGLTLNTVKTHLRNIFPKLGMESRTDLLYHAAWRQKPG
- a CDS encoding iron-containing redox enzyme family protein; this encodes MCKQPRNEQTTKTDWMDSLRHEARMLVRELDTAPGARRLFEGRIHQDDYVYYLVQTYQYVRWSTEFLTESGERMKREGQNTALADLLLQKSAEEEGHERWLLADLKNLGWTQERVERAPICPAVSAYVEWNRFTTRSGTPTAFLGTAYVLEYLSVNRAPDSVDRLIADSGIANIHKAVTFLRGHGNADGDHVAELESVLRTLTSPEEQAALLMSARMTRAVFPHFFRDR